The DNA window cttaatccttgttaaataaagttcaattcaaatcaattcaattcaattcaattcaattcaattctctctctctctctctctctctctctctctctctctctctctctctctctctctctctccttcaccggcacacacacacacacacacacacacacacacacacacacacacacacacacacacacacgcacgcacacacgctcgcgcACGAAAAAGGGACAACTCTACTTAGGCAACGTATATGTTCTTCTTCGTACAAAAACATTCACATACATGTACGTAGTTCCCGAAGTTGCAACAGAGTAAGATTTCCATACCCGAAAAAAAGCCGACATTGACAATCATGCCACAAATGCACACAAGTGGCAGAGAGGGTACAATTCACGCAAACCCTGGCTGCCAAAGAAACTTGTGTACGCTTACAAGTCTTGATAATAGATAGGAGCGCAGCTTTAACTTTAAGTATCATGTAATCATGTCCTTTATTTTAAGAGAAATAGATCCAGGCCAGGCCTTTGTTATGAGCACCGCTTTTCTTCATATCTTTCAAAAGATCTCTTACTGCATAAATCTACATGACGTGTCTTTTCTGGATCCCAATGGGTGTGTGGTCCTCTGAAGAATAAAAATGTCAATGATGCTAGTGTGCGTGTTGCTATTGTGCGTGTACCACACCACAAGAAAAGAACCCCagtccatcacaagtgacatccaagatataggccccgcccacctcgtgactCCGAGTGCCTGTGCACCACGCCGTCGTTGTGAAACCAAAACGAAAGGAGCAAAGTTGGATCTTGAAGCCACAGTCATGCTGGTTGTGCAATGGAGCCAGTTAACACGCAGAGTCATTTCCTGGGACACCATTTTCCGGGATGACGCGGATGCTTGGTATCGTTTGCGAATCCGATCTGGACTTGGGACTTCGATTCATGCGCCTGTGGTCGTTCAGCACGGCTAGAGCGCAAGTCACGGGAAACGGTTGCGCAGGATTCGGTTCCCTTTTTTTAACAATGGTGTCATTAAAATGAACAGACTGGCTGACTTCATCCGGAGAATTCCGCCCGGGCGAGGGGTtggtgagactgagagacatcAGGCTTTTAATCATGGGCGACTCATCACAGATCTTGGAAGAGGTTTCCGTCTTAACAACTGCCAAGTGTGCTTCCAAGTCCCAGTCATTGTTTGACTCGACCTCTCCCATATCCGACCATTGGAAGCCCTTGAAGTAGGGGTGTGTGGAGATTTCGTGCACCCCCATCTTTCCCAGGCGGTCTGTGTCGTCCCGCAACAAGCCACGCAGCAGGTCCACCGCTTCCTGGGGGACCGTCTTACTCTTGGGGAACTTGAGGGTCTTCTGCCAGTGCATGATCAGGCTGGGAACCTGCACCCTGTAGCCTGAGTAGAAGGGCAGCTTCCTGTACATGAGGTAGTAGAGGCACACGCCCAGCGACCAGTAATCGCACATGTAGGTGTACGTGTCGCGGAAAGGCGCCCAGGTGGCCTGGCAGATGACCTCCGGGGCGCAGTAGTGGGAGGTGCCGTGGGGGATGCAGGGCCTGTACTGCAGTTCCTCGATCAGCACCTGGCGCGCGTCCACCACGTCTTCAGTGGGAGCCTGCGCGTAGTCCTCGTTGGAGGGGAACACCTTCCGGGCGATGTTGACGGGCAAGAAGCGGATGCAGGAGCCGAAGTCGCACAGCTTGACGTTGCCGTAGATGTCCAGAAGGAAGTTGGCCATCTTGATGTCTCGGTGGATGTAGCCGTGGCTGTGCACAGCCAGCACAGCCATCAACATCTGGGCGGCGTAGATCTTGATGGTGAAGGGGGGGATGGTTTTGTTCCTAGTCAGCTGCGCGAAGGTGGGTCCGGGTAGGAACTGCAGCAGCATCAGGCGCTTGTTGTAGGTCTCGTAGCACTGGTACATCTCCACAAGCCACGGGCTTTTCAGCTTGGACATGATGACGTGCTCCCTCTCCAGCCGCGGTTCGTTGCGGTAGATATCCTGCTTCTTGGGCACCTCCTTCATGGCCAGCGACCTGGAGGTCCGGCGCTCTAGCACGCGGTACACCACCCCGAAACGCCCGTAGCCGATCTTCTCCTTGTACCTGAAGTCGGACAGGCGGCAAATGGCCAGGCGGCACTTCTCCGGGTTGTCGATGTTCACGGAGTACAGGGGAATGTTGCCGAGCAGCCTCTTCTGCGTCGTCAGGTCATCGTTCTCGCTGAGCCCGGCCAGGTCTCGTCGGCAGCAGAATGAGCTGCACTTGCAGCACCTACCCCCCATCAAATGCGACTTGCGCAGGGCGGTGATGGCGGGCTCCTCTTGCGCTTGATTGGGTGCCAGCGTGTCTGTGAATCCCTCGCGATCCTGTGCCTGCCAGTTCCCGAGCCTACTGTCAACTCTGCCGGCCGCGAGACTGTTTCGCGGCGAGGCTTATTACGGTCGGAACGAACCAGCATGCTACTACTGCATCATGTTTAGGGTCTCTTTTCGGCCTATTATTTCCTCACTGCATGTCAATTTTGCAACATGCCTGTAGTCTGTTTTGGGCGTAGTATCTACTTATTCCGTCGATTTCTGAGACTGCAGGCTGACACAGGTCTTTGtggtttcaaactgtcgttccACGTTTCAATCCGGCAGTGTGGCACCCAGTCGTGAACGTTTTTATGGAGTAAATCGTATCTTCGGCCTCTCGGCTGTGACTTTGTTGTCCATGGTGTCTTTCGTGATGCATTCATCCTCGACCTTCCTTCCTATTTCTGACGTGATCGATACGTGATCGATGTTGTCATCATTactttgacgtcatttctgGAACTTCTCTTTTCATCAATGACTGCTGGCCACGACTTGCGGCGGGAATTTGGACTTAAGGCGAAGTGCGCCACTGAAATTTAGAGTGATGGGACTTAAACAGCCATTTTGAGTTGTTAGCAGTTTTGCACCTTTCAATCTGTCTACTTTCATGAAATGCATATGATTACACtatacaaattcatcaaagtctCTAAAAACATATTTCTTTGCA is part of the Littorina saxatilis isolate snail1 linkage group LG6, US_GU_Lsax_2.0, whole genome shotgun sequence genome and encodes:
- the LOC138968767 gene encoding serine/threonine-protein kinase 38-like, whose product is MGGRCCKCSSFCCRRDLAGLSENDDLTTQKRLLGNIPLYSVNIDNPEKCRLAICRLSDFRYKEKIGYGRFGVVYRVLERRTSRSLAMKEVPKKQDIYRNEPRLEREHVIMSKLKSPWLVEMYQCYETYNKRLMLLQFLPGPTFAQLTRNKTIPPFTIKIYAAQMLMAVLAVHSHGYIHRDIKMANFLLDIYGNVKLCDFGSCIRFLPVNIARKVFPSNEDYAQAPTEDVVDARQVLIEELQYRPCIPHGTSHYCAPEVICQATWAPFRDTYTYMCDYWSLGVCLYYLMYRKLPFYSGYRVQVPSLIMHWQKTLKFPKSKTVPQEAVDLLRGLLRDDTDRLGKMGVHEISTHPYFKGFQWSDMGEVESNNDWDLEAHLAVVKTETSSKICDESPMIKSLMSLSLTNPSPGRNSPDEVSQSVHFNDTIVKKREPNPAQPFPVTCALAVLNDHRRMNRSPKSRSDSQTIPSIRVIPENGVPGNDSAC